One genomic segment of Paenibacillus xylanexedens includes these proteins:
- the rhaD gene encoding rhamnulose-1-phosphate aldolase, giving the protein MNVTLTNETKQAAGFHIPFVREMAEITQHMWKNGWDERNGGNVSYLLEEEEVAQYIDIHHVIRKIKPAFSVQELAGKYVIVTASGKYFKNVLADPESNLGLLRVSQDGQDLEVLWGLKSGANPTSELPTHFMSHIERLKLDPNHRVVMHNHATHVLAMTFIHELDEAKFTKTLWQMCTECVVVFPDGIGIIPWMIPGSNEIGRETAEKMKEYHAVIWPQHGIFGTGTTIDEAFGLIETIEKAAQVFMLVAGHEIRQRITDEQLTTLAQAFGVTPRPGILDVKV; this is encoded by the coding sequence ATGAACGTGACCCTTACCAATGAAACAAAGCAGGCTGCAGGTTTCCATATCCCATTTGTCCGTGAGATGGCTGAGATTACACAACATATGTGGAAAAATGGCTGGGATGAGCGCAATGGCGGTAATGTCAGTTATCTGCTGGAGGAAGAGGAAGTCGCCCAATATATCGATATCCATCATGTGATTCGCAAGATCAAACCGGCATTTTCGGTGCAGGAGCTGGCAGGCAAGTATGTTATCGTGACCGCATCGGGCAAATATTTTAAAAATGTACTCGCTGATCCTGAGAGCAACCTGGGGTTGCTGCGTGTATCGCAAGATGGTCAGGATCTGGAAGTGCTCTGGGGATTGAAGTCGGGGGCAAACCCAACAAGTGAGTTACCTACACATTTCATGAGCCATATTGAACGTTTGAAATTGGACCCGAACCACCGGGTTGTCATGCACAACCATGCCACTCATGTATTGGCCATGACGTTTATCCACGAATTGGATGAGGCAAAATTTACGAAGACCCTCTGGCAGATGTGCACGGAGTGTGTGGTTGTATTCCCGGATGGAATTGGCATTATCCCATGGATGATTCCTGGATCGAACGAGATTGGCCGCGAAACGGCTGAGAAAATGAAAGAATACCACGCGGTCATCTGGCCGCAGCATGGCATATTCGGAACAGGTACAACGATTGACGAGGCTTTTGGTCTGATTGAGACGATTGAGAAGGCAGCCCAGGTGTTTATGCTGGTTGCTGGTCACGAGATCCGGCAGAGAATTACGGATGAGCAGCTGACCACACTGGCACAAGCGTTTGGTGTTACCCCTCGTCCCGGCATACTGGACGTGAAGGTGTAA